The Terriglobia bacterium region CCAGTACCGGTCTCGCAGATGTGGACGGTCGCCAGCTACGTCCTGAAGCAGAAGCTCAAGGGACGCAAGCGCTACCCGCTCGTCCTCATGCTGGAACCGCTGTTCCGCTGCAATCTGGCATGCGCCGGCTGTGGCAAAATCCAGTACCCGGGCCATGTGCTCAAAATGCAGCTCACGCCGGAGGAGTGCTTGCGCGCGGTGGACGAATGCGGCGCTCCGACCGTCGCGATTCCCGGTGGCGAGCCGCTGTTGCACCCGCAGATCGGCGAAATCGTTGCCAGCCTGGTGGAGCGCCGCAAGTACATTTATCTCTGCACCAACGCGCTCCTATTGCAGCAGAAAATTGATCTGTTCAAGCCCAGCAAGTACCTGACCTTCTCCGTCCACTTGGACGGCCAGCGCGAGCACCACGACTTTTCTGTTTGCCTGGAAGGCGGCTATGACAAGGCGGTTGTCGGCATCAAGGAGGCGCTGCGCCGCGGCTTCCGCGTCACCACCAACACCACCCTGTTCGACGGCGCCGATCCCCAGAGCGTGCGCGCCTTCTTCGACGAAACCATGGCGCTCGGCGTCGAGGGCATGATGCTTTCGCCGGGCTATTCCTACGACAAGGCGCCGGACCAGAGCCATTTCCTCGGTCGCGCCCGTACCCGGCGGCTGTTCCGCGCTATTCTCTCCAATCGCAGGCCGGCCTGGCGCTTCAACATGTCGCCGCTCTTCCTCGAATTTCTGATGGGCAAGCGCGATTATCCGTGCACCCCCTGGGGCATGCCGACCTTCAACGTCTTCGGCTGGCAGAAGCCCTGCTACCTGCTGCAGGACGGTTACGCCGACAGCTTTGCCGAATTGCTGCAGAGCACGCAATGGGAGCGTTACGGCACCGAATCCGGCAATCCCAAGTGTGCCAATTGCATGGTGCACAGCGGCTACGAAGCCTCGGCGGTGAACGACACGTTTAGCTCGCTGCGCGGATTCCTCGCCACCGTGCGTGCCGCGCTGTCCAGCCGCTACCCAGATCGGAAGGCTTTGGAGCTTCTTCACGAACCGATACACCCCGTTCATGGCTTCCATCCGC contains the following coding sequences:
- the hpnH gene encoding adenosyl-hopene transferase HpnH; its protein translation is MPVPVSQMWTVASYVLKQKLKGRKRYPLVLMLEPLFRCNLACAGCGKIQYPGHVLKMQLTPEECLRAVDECGAPTVAIPGGEPLLHPQIGEIVASLVERRKYIYLCTNALLLQQKIDLFKPSKYLTFSVHLDGQREHHDFSVCLEGGYDKAVVGIKEALRRGFRVTTNTTLFDGADPQSVRAFFDETMALGVEGMMLSPGYSYDKAPDQSHFLGRARTRRLFRAILSNRRPAWRFNMSPLFLEFLMGKRDYPCTPWGMPTFNVFGWQKPCYLLQDGYADSFAELLQSTQWERYGTESGNPKCANCMVHSGYEASAVNDTFSSLRGFLATVRAALSSRYPDRKALELLHEPIHPVHGFHPLVQIESNAPQETRV